The nucleotide sequence ACCACTCGGCGCCCGCCTGCTGGGCGAGACCGGCGAAGAGACCGGAGTCGTTCGCGGAGAAGGTCGTCAGATCGACGTCCGGGTCCTCCTTCTTGAGCTTCCGCGCGGTCTCGGCGAACTCCTCCCAGGTCTTCGGAACCGTGAGGCCGTACTTCTTGAAGAGGTCCTCGCGGTAGTAGAACATCATCGGCCCGATGTCCTGCGGTATCGCGTAGACGGCGTCCGAGCCCAGCGTGGTCTGCTGCCACACACCGTCGGCGAACTTGCCCTTGGCGTCGCCCGCGTCGCCCGCGATGTCGGCGACCGCGTCATTGCTGACCAGCGTCGGCAGCGCCTGGTACTCGGCCTGCACCAGGTCCGGGCCCTTGCCCGCCTTGTGCGCGGTGAGGATCTTGGTGACGAGGGTGTCGCCGGAGGCCTGCTTCTTCACCGTGACGGTGATCTGCTGCTCCTTGCCGGGACCCTTGTTCCACAGGTCCACGACCTTGTCCATGCCCGGCGTCCAGGTCCAGTACGTCAGCTTCGCCGGCCCCGACCGGTCCCCGCTGTCGTCGTCGGACCCGCCACAGGCGGCAAGTGTGGTGGCGCCGAGCGTGACGGCGACGGCAGTGGCCACAAAGCGCCGGTGCTTAGTGATGTTGGGCATGGATCTTTCTCCCCTGACCTGGGTCCTCGCCTGCTGCGAAGACCGTGTCATGCTTCTGTGAGCGTTCACAGTAGAGAAACATCCCGGACACTTGTCAATGGTTGTTGCTGTGCGGTTATGTTGGGCTCGCACCGCCGCCGTTGTGTGTGCACGTTCCCAGATGACCGACCAAACGGGAGAGATCCATGCCGGAGACCACCCCCACGGGCCTCACCAGGCTCGCCTTCGGTGGGGACTACAACCCCGAGCAGTGGCCGGAAACCGTCTGGCACGAGGACGTCCGGCTGATGCGCGAGGCCGGCGTCACGATGGTGAGTGTCGGCATCTTCTCCTGGGCCCTGCTGGAGACCGGGCGCGGGGTGTACGACTTCGCCTGGCTGGACCGCCTGCTCGACCTGCTGCACGAGAACGGCATCCGTGCCGACCTCGGCACCCCCACCGTCGTCCCGCCCGTCTGGTTCTACCGCGAGCACCCCGAGGCGCTGCCCGTGACCGCCGACGGCACCCGCTACGAGTTCGGCTCGCGCGGCGCCATCTGCCACAGCAACGCCGACTACCGGGCCGCCGCCGCCGACATCACCACCAAGCTCGCCGAGCGCTACGCCGAACACCCCGCGCTCGCCCTGTGGCACGTGCACAACGAGTACGGCGTCCCCGTCTCCGCCTGCTACTGCGACTCCTGCGCCGCCCACTTCCGCCGCTGGCTGGAGCGCACGTACGGCACGGTCGAGGCGGTCAACGAGGCCTGGGGCACCGCCTTCTGGGGCCAGCACTACACCGACTTCGCCCAGATCAACCCGCCGCGGGTGACCCCCACGGTCGGCAACCCGGGCCAGGCGCTGGACTACAAGCGGTTCGCCGACGAGACCATCCGCGAGAACTTCGTCGCCGAGCGGGACATCCTGCACCGCCTCGCACCCGGCATCCCGGTCACCACCAACTTCATGACCGCGCTCAGCCAGTGCGACTCCCTCGACTACTGGGCCTGGGGCCGCGAGGTCGACCTCGTCACCAACGACCACTACCTGATCACCGACGGCCGCCGCACCCACGTGAACCTCGCGATGGCCGCCGACCTCACCCGCTCGGTCGGCGGCGGCGCCCCCTGGCTGCTCCTGGAGCACTCCACCTCGGGCGTCAACTGGCAGGCCCGCAACCCCGCCAAGGCCCCCGGCCAGATGGCCCGCAACTCCCTCGCCCATGTGGCACGCGGCTCCGACGGTGCCATGTTCTTCCAGTGGCGGCAGTCCCGGCGCGGCGCCGAGAAGTTCCACTCGGCGATGCTGCCGCAGGCCGGCACCGAGTCGAGGGTGTGGCGCGAGGTCGTCGAACTGGGCGCCTCCCTCGACTCGTTGAGTCAGATCCGCGGCACCCGGACCGTCGCCGACGTGGCCGTCCTGTGGGACTGGCAGTCCTGGTGGGCGCAGAACCTCGCCTGGCGCCCCAGCGAGGACCACGAGGCCCGCGAGCGTGCCGACGCGTTCTACGAGGCCCTCTACGACCGCCACCTCACGGTCGACTTCGCCCACCCGGAAGCCGACTTGTCGGCCTATCCCCTTGTCGTCGTTCCGGCGCTGTACCTGATGACCGAAGCGGCGGGGAACAACCTCAAGGAGTACGTCGAGAACGGCGGCACCCTCGTCGTCTCCTACTTCTCCGGGATCGTCGACGAGCACGACGCCGTCCACGAGGGCCCGTACCCCGGCGCCCTGCGGGACGTTCTCGGCCTGACCGTCGAGGAGTTCTCGCCGCTGCTCGGCGGGGAGAACGTCCGTATCACCGGCCCCGACGGCTCCGAACTCACCGGTGACGTGTGGACGGAGTTCGTGGTGCCGCGCGGCGCCGAGCCCGTGTGGACCTACGCGGACGGGCTCGCCGCCGACCGGCCCGCCGTCACCCGGCACCGGCTCGGCGGGGGCTCCGCCTGGTACGTGTCGACCCGACTCGACGCGCACGGCCTCGACGTGCTCCTCGGCTGGGCCGCCGACGACGCGGGCATCGCGCCCCGCGCCGACCTGCCGCGCGACGTCGAAGTGGTCCGCCGCGCGGGGGAGTCGGGCGACTTCCTCTTCGCGATCAACCACACCGCCCTCGACACGAAGGTGCCGCTCGACACCGACGGCACCGAACTCCTCACCGGCGAACGCGCGGCGGGCCACCTCGCCGTACCCGCCGGCGCCGTCAGGGTCGTACGCCTCGACGCCTGACCACCCGATGTGGGCGGCGGCCGGTCACCGAGCCGTAGAGGGTGACGGCCGCCGCTCCCGACCCAGGGCCGACCACCGGCCGTGGGCCGGCCCCGGGGCGATCTCCGGCTCCGGGCCCCGCCCGGAGCCGCCCCGCCCCGGGCCCCCGCCCGAGGTTGGTCTCCAGCCCCGGGCCACCCCCGAACACCGGCCTGATCTCTGGGGACATCCGGCCGGTAACGGCGGCGCCGCGCCCACGGCCTTCGGGCGCGGCGCCGCCACAGCATCGCGCAACCAGATCCCCACCTTCGTCGAAGGGACGACGATGTTCCACGCGAGACGCGCCCTCAGGGCCCTGCTGATACCGCTGTTCGCAGGCCTGGCGCTCACCACCCTGCCCGCCACGTCGGCATCCGCCGCCTCCACGCTCACCAACGGGGGCTTCGAGTCCGGCGGCACCGGGACCGCGACGCCGGCCGGCTGGTCGACGTACTCGGCCGCCGGACAGAACTCCGCCTCCTTCACCGAGTCCGGTGGCCACGGCGGCAGTTACCGCCTCTCCCACTACGCGGCCTCGGCCTACAAGGTGGAGACCTACCAGTACCTGTCCGGCCTGACCAACGGGAACTACAAGCTCACCGCGTGGGTGCGCTCCGGCGGTGGCCAGAACTCCGCGTACCTCGCGCTGAAGAACTGCGGCAGCGCCGAACAGCGCACCGACATCCCGGTCTCCTCCAGCGGCTGGATCCGGATCGTCACCTCGATCGCGGTGACGAACAACCAGTGCACGATCAGCGTCAACTCCGACGCCAACGCCGGGAACTGGATCAACGTCGACGACCTGACCTTCACGTCCGGCACGACGGGCCTGACCGTCAAGGGCTCCGACGTGTCGTCGCTCATCAAGAGCGAGGCCAAGGGGGGCGTCTACAAGAACAGCTCCGGCACCACCGGCGACGCGCTCGCCATCCTCAAGAACGCCGGACAGAACTACGCGCGCGTCAAGGTCTGGGTGAACCCCGCCGACGGCTACAACAACAAGACACGCGTGCTCGCCGCCGCCAAGCGCATCAAGGCGCAGGGCATGAAGCTGCTGGTGGACTTCCACTACTCGGACACCTGGGCCGACCCGGGCGCACAGACCGTGCCGTCCCCGTGGACCGGGCACTCCTACAGCCAGCTGAAGACGGACGTCTACAACCACACCTACGACGTCCTCAACGCCCTCAAGTCCCAGGGCACCACCGCCGACATGGTCCAGGTCGGCAACGAGATCAACGGCGGCATGCTGTGGTCCGCCGGCTCCACCTCCAACTGGTCGCAGCTCGCCGGTCTGCTCAACTCCGGCTACGACGCCGTCAAGGCGGTCAACTCCTCCACCCAGGTGGCGCTGCACCTCGCCAAGGGCGGCGACCTGTCGGGCACCCGCTGGTGGTTCGACAGTGCGGTCTCCAACGGAGTGAAGTTCGACGTCATCGGCCTGTCGTACTACGGCTACTGGCACGGCACCCTCGCCGACTTCCAGACCACGCTGGACGACGCGGCCTCCCGCTACTCCAAGCCGGTGTTCCTCGCCGAGACGGCCTACCCGTTCCGCCTCGACAGCGAGGACTCCCACGAGAACATCATCGACCTGAGCAGTGAACTGGTGTCCGGCTACCCGGCCACGACCGCCGGTCAGACGCGGTGGATGAAGGATGTCGCGAGCATCGTCGAGGCCGTCCCGAACGGCCGTGGCCTCGGGATCTTCTACTGGGAGTCGACGTGGACCGCCGTCAACGGCAACGGCTGGGATCCGACGGACGCGGCGTCCGGGAACGGGTGGGAGAACCAGGCGCTGTTCGGGTACGACGACAGGGCGCTTCCGGCGGTGGCTTGGTTCAGCCATCGGTAGTGAGCCGGTTCTTCAGGCCGTGATGAATCTGCGGGCCGGTGAGGGCTGGTCGCGCGGTTCCCCACGCCCCTGAAAAGCAGTCGTGGGGCCGTACGCTTCGGCGTGCGGCCCCTCTGGCTGTTCAGCGGCCGATGAAGGTGTGCAGCGAGCCGGCCATCGCGGCCACGAAGGCGTCCCGGACCGGCTCCGGCACCCGGTCCAGCGACAGATACGGGTTGAGGTCCTCCAGTTCCACGAGCAGGAGGGCACCGTCCTCGGTACGGCAGGCGTCCACCCGCTGGATGCCGTGGTCGAGGGTGTTCCAGTGGATGAAGCGCCGCGCGAAGGCGAGGTCGGCCGCCGAGGCCTCGTAGGGCTCCAGCACCCAGCGCCGGTCGGGGTCGGGCGCGTACAGGGCGTACTGGAAGGCGTCGTCGACGTAGTAGAAGGACACCTCGTAGCGGAAGTCGACGCGAGGCTGCACCAGGACGTCACCCCAGGTCAGCCCCGCCAGTTCGGTACCGGTCACGAAGCGCAGGCCGATCGAGTCCGCGCCGGCCTTCGGCTTGACCGCGTACGAGGCGGACTCGGGCAGCGATCCCCGCTCCTCGGGCCGGTCGACGGTGGGGATGACCGGGTACCCGGCCTCGGTGAGGTCCAGCAGGTACTGCTTGCCGACCATGTCGGCCCGGCCGGTCAGCGGGTTGTAGACGCGGGTGCCGAGCACCGTCGCCCGCTCGCGGAAGGCGTCGTACGCCTCCTGGTGGTGCAGCACGGGCCCGCTGTTACGGACCACGACGGCGTCGAAGCCGTCCATCAGGGCCGCCGCGTCCAGCGGATGGCACAGGGCGAGATCGAACTCCGCGCGCAGTCGGGAGGTGAGGAAGATGTCCTCGTCGCCGTAGCGCCGTCCACGGGCCGGGTAGGCGAGGTCGGTGACGTACAGCAGGCGGGGGCGGGCGGGCACGGCGGTCTCCCTGGTCGGTGACGGCCAACCTAACCCGAGGTGACGAGAGACGGCCCGGCCCCCTGCCAGGATGGACCGGCGCGGGCATCGGACGGACGACCAGGAGGCGGACATGACGGGCGTGGCGGGCAGGACGGACTCACGGGGCGCCGAACTCGTACCACGGGCGTTCGTCGGGATCGGCGGGCGCGGGCCCGAAGACGTGATCGTCGACGAGCGCGGGCGGGTCCTGACCGGCGTCGAGGACGGACGAGTCCTGCGGGTGGACGGGCTCGCGGAGCCGGGGCGGGCACGGGTCGAGACCCTCGCCGACACCGGCGGCAGACCCCTCGGCCTCGAACTCCTCCCGGACGGCGACCTGTTGGTGTGCGACGCCGAGCGGGGGCTGCTGCGGGTCACGGCCGGCGACGGCACGGTACGCGTGCTCGCCGACGAGGTCGGGGGTGAGCCGATCCGGTTCTGCAGCAATGCCGTGGCGCTCTCCGACGGGACGATCTACTTCACGGTCTCCAGCCGCCGTTACCCCCTCCAGCTGGGGGTCCCCCCACGCCGTTCTAGGTAGTGGGGGAGGATCGGCGACATCGTCGAACACACCGGGACCGGGCGGCTGTCGCGCCTCGCGCCGGGAGAGGGGACGCCCGAAGTCGTCCTGGAGGGGCTCCAGTTCGCCAACGGCCTCGCCCCCTCCGCCGACGAGTCGTTCCTCGTGGTCGCGGAGACCGGCGCCCGGCGGCTCACCCGCGTCCACCTCACCGGGGCGAAGGCCGGCACGAGCGAGCCCTTCGCCGAGGACCTGCCGGGCACGCCCGACAACATGTGGCGCGATCCGGCGGGGTTGATCTGGGTGGCCCTCGCCGGACCTCGCATCGGCGCCCTCGACCGCCTCCACCGCGCCGGCCCGGCCGTACGCCACGCCGCGGGCCGGGTCGCGGTACGGGCACCGTTCCGGCCCCTCGGGTTCGCCGGTGTCATGGCGTTCGACGACGAGGGGAAGGCCGTCCACACCCTCGTCGACCACCGTTCCCGCTTCCGCATGGTCACGAGTGCCTGCGTCGCCGAGGGGCAGCTGATCCTGGGCAGCCTGGTGGAGCGGGGGGTCGCGGTGTGCGAGCTGCCGGGGAAGGCGGAGTGAGTGCCGGCCGCGATCGGTACCTGGCGCGTGCGGGGCCGGCGGCGGCGTTAGGCTGTTGACCGGCCGCGCCCCCCTCGCGGCGCGGCGGTGGGGCCCGCCGTACCCGAACCGCGGCACCGGTGCCGACAACGGTCCCTGCTTGCGACGGAGCGCGCCCGGCGGACACCCGGGCCCCGGCGAGTAGGAGACGCACGCCCATGCCAGCCCCGCACCCCGACGGGCCCGAAGCCTCCCCCTCACCGGACGCCCCAGTGGCCGACCCGCCCCGGCCCGCCCCCTGGCACGGCCAGGCACCCGTGGTCGCGGTCGTGGCGGTCGGCGGTGGCATCGGTGCGGCGGCCCGCTACGGCGCCGCTCTGCTCTGGCCCACCAGTGCCGCGGGTTTCCCCTGGACCACGTTCTGGGTGAACGTCGTCGGCTGCTTCGTGATCGGCCTCTTCATGGTGGCGATCACCGAGGTGTGGACGGTTCACCGCCTGGTCCGCCCCTTCCTCGGCACCGGAGTGCTCGGCGGCTTCACCACCTTCTCCACGTACGCCGTCGACATCCAGCGCCTGATGGAGGAGGGCCGCCCCGGCACCGCGCTCGCCTACCTCGCCGCGACCCTCCTCGCCGCCCTCACGGCGGTCTGGCTCGCGGCTGCGACGGCGCGTCGGGTGCTACGGACCGGACCCACCGCAAGGCGTGAGAAAGGTAAGAGGTCGTCGTGAACTGGGTGCTCGTCATCGTCGGCGCGATGGTCGGCGCGCCCCTGCGCTACCTCACCGACCGCGCCGTGCAGTCGCGGTACGACACGGACTTCCCCTGGGGGACGTTCGCCGTCAACGTCGGCGGATCCCTGATCCTCGGCATCCTCACCGGCGCCGCAGCGGCCGGTGCCGCCGGTTCCCACCTGCGGCTCGTTCTCGGCACCGGCCTGTGCGGGGCGCTCACCACGTACTCGACCTTCTCGTACGAGACCCTGCGGCTGGCCCGGGGCGGCGCCCGCTTCCACGCCGCCGTCAACGTGGTCGCGAGCGTGACGGCCGGGCTGGGGGCGGTCTTTGTGGGGCTGGCGGCGGCGCAGGCTCTCTGGTCCTGAGCGCGGCCCTTACCCGGCTGTAGTACGACTGCCTCCCCGGCGCGATCACGGTCGCCGTGCCCCGTCGCCGGTCACACCTCAGCCACACCCCCGTCAGTCATGCCCTCGCCGAGCGGAACTGGACCCCATGAGCACCATCAGCGTCGGTCAGGCCGTCGTCCTCGGAGCGGTGGAGGGGGTGACGGAGTTCCTGCCGGTGTCCTCGACCGGGCATCTGAAGATCACCGAAGGGCTCATGGGGATCCAGGTCGACGACAAGGCCGTCGTCGGGTTCTCGGCGGTCATCCAGGTCGGCGCGATCGCCGCGGTCCTCGTCTACTTCCGCGGCGACATCGCGCGGATCGGATCCGCCTGGTTCCGTGGGATCTTCGACGCGGGAGAGCGGCAGGACCGTGACTACCGGTTCGCGTGGTGGGTGATCGCCGCGACGATCCCGATCGTGGTCGTCGGGCTGGCCGCCCGGTCGCTCATCGAGGGGCCGCTCGCCTCGCTGTGGGTGGTGGCCGGTTCGCTGATCGTCGGCAGCGGGGTGATGTGGGTCGCGGAACAGGTGGGCCGGCGCAGACGCGCGGAGGAGGACACCCGGTTCCGGGACGCGATGCTCGTAGGCGGTTCGCAGATACTCGCTTTGCTCTTCCCCGGTTTCTCCCGCTCCGGCGCCACCATGTCCACCGCGCTGCTGCTCGACCTCGACCGGGTGGCGGCCACCCGCCTCTCCTTCTTTCTCGGGATCCCGGCCCTCACCGGCGCCGGGCTCTACGAACTGAAGGACGCCCTCGGCGCGGGGGTGGGCGCGGCCCCGCTGATCGTCGGCACCACCGTCTCGTTCGCGGTCGCGTACGCCTCCGTCGCCTGGCTGCTGAAGTTCGTGACCAGGCACTCCTCCAACGTGTTCGTGGCGTACCGGATCGTCGTCGGGGTCCTCCTCTTCGGGCTGCTCGGTGCGGGTGGCCTCAGCTGACGGCGCTCGCCCCGCGCCGCCGCCGGGTGCCGCGGGGCTGATCAACGACCGCCCGTGACCTGGAAGATCGAATCCGGGACCCCTTGACAGCCCCCTGCCGTCACCCGCAGGATCACCCCCGTGAACCTGTCAGACAGCCAGACAGGTGGCTCGGCACCCCGGCGCGTCAGCGCCATGGAAGCGGTGCTCACCCACCTTCGCGACGCCATCGAGCGTGGCAAGTACGCCATCGGGGACAAGCTCCCCTCGGAGGCGGAGCTCTGCCGACAGCTCGAAGTGAGCCGTCCGGTGCTCCGCGAGGCGCTGCGCGCGCTCCAGGTGATGGGCCTGACCCAGTCCCGCACCGGCAAGGGCACCTTCGTGATCGCGAACGCCGTCGAGGACCCCACCTTCGGCGACTACGCGGCGAGCGACCTGCTGGAGGTGCGCCGGCACGTGGAGATCCCGGTCGCCGGATACGCGGCGGCGCGCCGCACCCCGGAGAACCTGGACCGTCTGGCCCACCTCCTGGACCGGATGGAGCGGGAGACCGACACCACCGCCTGGGTCGCGATGGACACCCTCTTCCACCTGACCGTGGCCGAGGCCGCCCAGAACCCGGTGTTCCGCCGGGTGATCGAGGAGATCCGGGACGCGCTGGCCCGCCAGTCGGCCTTCCTCAACGAGCTGGGCGGCCGGCGCGAGCAGTCCAACCGCGAGCACCGGGCCATCGTCGAGGCGCTGATCGACGGTTCCGAACACGACGCGGTGGAGGCCATGTCCCACCACCTCGACCGCGTCGAGACCACCCTCACCGACATCGTGCGTTCCCCGCGCACGGACAGCTCCACGGAAGGCGGACGCGAGACGTGAGCGAGCAGTCCCTCGACAAAGACGTCGTACAGGCCGGACAGACCCCGGCGCACGTCGACGCCGGAGACGCCGGCTACAGCAAGTCCCTGAAGTCCCGCCACGTCAACATGATCGCCATCGGCGGCGCGATCGGCACCGGCCTCTTCCTCGGCGCAGGCGGCCGCCTCGTCGACGCCGGCCCGTCCCTCTTCATCGCGTACGCGGTCTGCGGAATCTTCGCCTTCCTCGTCGTCCGCGCCCTCGGCGAACTGGTCCTCTACCGGCCCTCGTCCGGCGCCTTCGTGTCCTACGCCCGGGAGTTCCTGGGCGAGAAGGGCGCGTACACGGCCGGCTGGATGTACTTCCTGAACTGGGCCACCACCGGTATCGCCGACATCACCGCGGTCGCCCTCTACACCCACTACTGGGGCATGTTCTCCGACATCCCGCAGTGGGTGATCGCGCTCATCGCGCTCGGCGTCGTCCTCACCGTCAACCTGATCTCGGTGAAGATGTTCGGCGAACTGGAGTTCTGGTTCGCGATCATCAAGGTCGGCGCGCTCGTCCTCTTCATGTGTATCGGCATCTGGCTGCTCGTCACCCAGCAGCCCGTCGACGGCCACACCCCGGGCCTGTCCCTGATCACCGACAACGGTGGTGTCTTCCCCAACGGCCTGTTGCCGATGCTGCTGATCATCCAGGGCGTCGTCTTCGCCTACGCCTCCGTCGAGCTGGTCGGCGTCGCGGCGGGCGAGACCGAGAACCCCGAGAAGATCATGCCGAAGGCGATCAACTCGATCATGTGGCGCGTCGGCCTGTTCTACGTCGGCTCCGTCCTGCTCCTTGCGATGCTGCTGCCCTGGTCGTCGTACAAGGCCGGCGAGAGCCCCTTCGTCACCGTGCTCTCCAACATCGGCATCCCGGCGGCCGGCGGCATCATGAACCTGGTCGTGATGACCGCGGCCATGTCCTCGCTCAACTCGGGCCTGTACTCCACCGGCCGCATCCTGCGCTCGATGGCGATGGCGGGCTCCGCCCCGAAGTTCACCGGTGTGATGAGCCGCAGCCAGGTCCCGTACGGCGGCATCCTGCTCACCAGCGGTATCTGTGTGCTGGGTGTCGGGCTGAACTTCGTGGTCCCGGCCGACGCGTTCGAGATCGTGCTCAACTTCGCCGCGATCGGCATCATCTGCACCTGGGGCATGATCATGATCTGTCACCTGGTGTTCTGGCAGAAGACCGAGAAGGGCGAGCTGACCCGGCCGAGCTACCGGCTGCCCGGCTCCCCGTGGACCGAACTGGTGACGCTGTTCTTCCTCGCGTCGGTGCTCGTCCTGATGTACGCGGACGGCGGTGCCGGCCGGACGACCGTGCTGTGTCTCCCCCTCATCGTGTTGGCGCTGATCCTGGGCTGGTTCGGCGTACGTCGCCGGGTCGCCCAGCAGTCGGCCGGAGCGAATAAGTGAAGCAGGCAGTGATGTACGACCCCACGACCACCGGCGCCGCGGCGATCCCTGCGGCTCCGGTGGCCGCGGCCCCCGTGATCCGGGAACCGCTCCACGCCCCCGTCGCCCACCTCGTACGCGGAGGTGTCATCGAGGGCATCCACTACGGCTCCGTCGTGGTGCTGGGTGCCGACGGGGAGGTGGAACTCCAACTCGGCGACATCGAGGCGGCGTTCTACCCCCGGTCGGCGCTCAAACCGGTCCAGGCCGTGGCCATGCTGCGCGCCGGACTGCCCCTGGACGGCGAACTGCTGTCCCTGGCCGCGGCCAGCCACTCCGGCGAGGAACGCCACCTCGCCGGAACCCGGCGCATCCTGGAGCTGGCCGGGGCCGCCGAGGACGATCTGCGCAACGTCACCGACCTGCCGTACGACCCGGCCGTCCGGGACGAGTGGATACGCGAGGGGAGGCAGCCCTCCCGTCTCGCGCAGAACTGCTCCGGCAAGCACGCGGCCATGCTCTACACCTGCAGACTCAACGGCTGGTCCCTGGACGACTACCTCGACCCGGCCCACCCGCTGCAGCAGGCCATCGCCGAGATCGTCGAGGACCTCACCGGGCAGGCCATCGCCCGGGTGACCGTCGACGGTTGCGGCGCTCCCCTCTTCTCCGTCTCCCTGCACGGCCTGGCCCGCGCCCTCGCCCGGATCACCACCGCCACCGAGGGCACACCCGAGCGCACGGTCGCCGACGCCATGCGCGCGCACGCCGAGATGGCGTCCGGCGCCGGGCGCGACGTCGCCGAGCTGATGCGGGCCGTGCCCGGACTGCTCACCAAGGACGGCTTCGAGGGCGTCCAGGCCGCCGCCCTCCCGGACGGCCGCGCCGTCGCCGTGAAGATCGCCGACGGCGCGAACCGGGCCCGGGTCCCCGTCACCGCGGCGGCCCTCGCCCGCGCCGGAGTCGATCCGGCCGCCCTCGCCGGCTTCGCGGGCGCCCCGCTGCTCGGCGGCGGTCATGTGGTCGGACACATCCGGCCGGCCAGGACGCTCGATCGGCTCCCGGACACCAGGGACATCTGAACCCGCTCGTGGAAGCCAAGGACATGTGAACCCCGGACCCCCGCGATCTCGTCTCCCTTCGAACCGCCTTGCGCGGGCGGCCCGCCCGCACCCCCCTCAAAGAAGAGGACCCGTACCGCCATGACCGCCGCAGTGACCCGCAGCGAACACGATCTGCTCGGAGACCGTGACGTCCCCGCCGACGCGTACTGGGGCGTGCACACCCTGCGTGCCACGGAGAACTTCCCCATCACGGGCACGCCGATCTCCGCCCACCCGCATCTGATCGACGCGCTGGCCGCCGTCAAGGAGGCCGCCGCCCGCGCTAACGAGGAACTCGGCCTGCTCGCCCCCGCGAAGGCCGCCGCGATCATCGAGGCCTGCCGGGAGATCCGCGACGGCAAGCTGCACGACCAGTTCGTCGTCGACGTCGTCCAGGGCGGCGCCGGCACCTCCACCAACATGAACGCCAACGAGGTGATCGCCAACCGGGCGCTGGAGCTGCTGGGCCACGCCAGGGGCCGGTACGAGTACCTGCACCCCAACGAGGACGTCAACCTCGGCCAGTCCACCAACGACGTCTACCCGACCGCCGTGAAGATCGCCACCGTCTACGCCGTGCACGGACTGCTCAAGGCGATGGCGGTGCTCCAGGACTCCTTCGCCCGCAAGGCCGTCGAGTTCCGTGACGTGCTGAAGATGGGGCGCACGCAGCTCCAGGACGCGGTGCCCATGACGCTGGGCCAGGAGTTCTCGTCGTACGCGGTGATGCTGGACGAGGACCGCAGCCGCCTGGCGGAGGCCGTAGAACTGGTCCACGAGATCAACCTGGGCGCCACCGCGATCGGTACCGGCCTCAACGCCCCCGCCGGATACGCCGAGTCGGCGCGCCGCCACCTCTCCGCGATCACCGGGCTGCCGCTGGTCACCGCCGCCAACCTGGTCGAGGCCACCCAGGACTGCGGCGCGTTCGTGCAGATGTCGGGTGTCCTCAAGCGCGTCGCCGTGAAGCTCTCCAAGAGCTGCAACGACCTGCGGCTGCTGTCCTCCGGGCCGCGCGCGGGCCTGAACGAGATCAACCTGCCGCCGGTGCAGGCCGGTTCGTCCATCATGCCCGGCA is from Streptomyces sp. NBC_01314 and encodes:
- a CDS encoding beta-galactosidase, translating into MPETTPTGLTRLAFGGDYNPEQWPETVWHEDVRLMREAGVTMVSVGIFSWALLETGRGVYDFAWLDRLLDLLHENGIRADLGTPTVVPPVWFYREHPEALPVTADGTRYEFGSRGAICHSNADYRAAAADITTKLAERYAEHPALALWHVHNEYGVPVSACYCDSCAAHFRRWLERTYGTVEAVNEAWGTAFWGQHYTDFAQINPPRVTPTVGNPGQALDYKRFADETIRENFVAERDILHRLAPGIPVTTNFMTALSQCDSLDYWAWGREVDLVTNDHYLITDGRRTHVNLAMAADLTRSVGGGAPWLLLEHSTSGVNWQARNPAKAPGQMARNSLAHVARGSDGAMFFQWRQSRRGAEKFHSAMLPQAGTESRVWREVVELGASLDSLSQIRGTRTVADVAVLWDWQSWWAQNLAWRPSEDHEARERADAFYEALYDRHLTVDFAHPEADLSAYPLVVVPALYLMTEAAGNNLKEYVENGGTLVVSYFSGIVDEHDAVHEGPYPGALRDVLGLTVEEFSPLLGGENVRITGPDGSELTGDVWTEFVVPRGAEPVWTYADGLAADRPAVTRHRLGGGSAWYVSTRLDAHGLDVLLGWAADDAGIAPRADLPRDVEVVRRAGESGDFLFAINHTALDTKVPLDTDGTELLTGERAAGHLAVPAGAVRVVRLDA
- a CDS encoding arabinogalactan endo-beta-1,4-galactanase, coding for MFHARRALRALLIPLFAGLALTTLPATSASAASTLTNGGFESGGTGTATPAGWSTYSAAGQNSASFTESGGHGGSYRLSHYAASAYKVETYQYLSGLTNGNYKLTAWVRSGGGQNSAYLALKNCGSAEQRTDIPVSSSGWIRIVTSIAVTNNQCTISVNSDANAGNWINVDDLTFTSGTTGLTVKGSDVSSLIKSEAKGGVYKNSSGTTGDALAILKNAGQNYARVKVWVNPADGYNNKTRVLAAAKRIKAQGMKLLVDFHYSDTWADPGAQTVPSPWTGHSYSQLKTDVYNHTYDVLNALKSQGTTADMVQVGNEINGGMLWSAGSTSNWSQLAGLLNSGYDAVKAVNSSTQVALHLAKGGDLSGTRWWFDSAVSNGVKFDVIGLSYYGYWHGTLADFQTTLDDAASRYSKPVFLAETAYPFRLDSEDSHENIIDLSSELVSGYPATTAGQTRWMKDVASIVEAVPNGRGLGIFYWESTWTAVNGNGWDPTDAASGNGWENQALFGYDDRALPAVAWFSHR
- the crcB gene encoding fluoride efflux transporter CrcB, which gives rise to MPAPHPDGPEASPSPDAPVADPPRPAPWHGQAPVVAVVAVGGGIGAAARYGAALLWPTSAAGFPWTTFWVNVVGCFVIGLFMVAITEVWTVHRLVRPFLGTGVLGGFTTFSTYAVDIQRLMEEGRPGTALAYLAATLLAALTAVWLAAATARRVLRTGPTARREKGKRSS
- the crcB gene encoding fluoride efflux transporter CrcB, with the translated sequence MNWVLVIVGAMVGAPLRYLTDRAVQSRYDTDFPWGTFAVNVGGSLILGILTGAAAAGAAGSHLRLVLGTGLCGALTTYSTFSYETLRLARGGARFHAAVNVVASVTAGLGAVFVGLAAAQALWS
- a CDS encoding undecaprenyl-diphosphate phosphatase, with translation MSTISVGQAVVLGAVEGVTEFLPVSSTGHLKITEGLMGIQVDDKAVVGFSAVIQVGAIAAVLVYFRGDIARIGSAWFRGIFDAGERQDRDYRFAWWVIAATIPIVVVGLAARSLIEGPLASLWVVAGSLIVGSGVMWVAEQVGRRRRAEEDTRFRDAMLVGGSQILALLFPGFSRSGATMSTALLLDLDRVAATRLSFFLGIPALTGAGLYELKDALGAGVGAAPLIVGTTVSFAVAYASVAWLLKFVTRHSSNVFVAYRIVVGVLLFGLLGAGGLS
- a CDS encoding FadR/GntR family transcriptional regulator, giving the protein MNLSDSQTGGSAPRRVSAMEAVLTHLRDAIERGKYAIGDKLPSEAELCRQLEVSRPVLREALRALQVMGLTQSRTGKGTFVIANAVEDPTFGDYAASDLLEVRRHVEIPVAGYAAARRTPENLDRLAHLLDRMERETDTTAWVAMDTLFHLTVAEAAQNPVFRRVIEEIRDALARQSAFLNELGGRREQSNREHRAIVEALIDGSEHDAVEAMSHHLDRVETTLTDIVRSPRTDSSTEGGRET